A part of Desulfobacter sp. genomic DNA contains:
- a CDS encoding BMC domain-containing protein, which yields MTTLNALGMIETKGFVGAVEAADAMVKAANVTLIGKTQVGSGLVTVSVRGDVGAVKAATDAGAAAAERVGELVSVHVIPRPHGDVEMILPKLEG from the coding sequence ATGACTACACTGAACGCACTCGGAATGATCGAAACCAAAGGATTTGTGGGCGCTGTTGAAGCAGCCGATGCCATGGTTAAAGCCGCCAACGTCACCCTCATCGGTAAAACCCAGGTGGGCTCCGGCCTTGTGACCGTATCCGTACGCGGCGACGTGGGCGCTGTAAAGGCCGCCACCGACGCCGGCGCCGCTGCGGCAGAACGGGTTGGGGAACTGGTTTCCGTCCATGTCATTCCCCGCCCCCACGGCGATGTTGAAATGATTCTGCCCAAGCTTGAAGGCTAG
- a CDS encoding ATP-binding protein: MKVITEATLRSLFRKAPFDTFQVEKGQILTPSAAGFLAERKIQILEAGADPAPASKPQTPDGNEAPPAEEAKPAEKRYPYVSALDGSRYEAKPEHMTHLAGNRLIPKDHPRIVFRGKLDSLQSAILLVQAHAIEKGLPGLSADLGQILDWTREIMKADVLDTDLEMECTLGLSTDELRQHSHYPKKHYGVGHIMPAVDMGYTLLALNDLRSRVREVETCAVNAFRCEFKTRRQDLLQALNRMSSAVYILMVREQAGVYSPGQPGVTDKQYG, encoded by the coding sequence ATGAAGGTCATCACCGAGGCCACCCTCAGATCCCTGTTCCGGAAGGCGCCCTTTGACACCTTCCAGGTTGAAAAAGGGCAGATCCTGACGCCGTCGGCGGCCGGCTTCCTGGCTGAACGCAAGATTCAGATCCTGGAAGCCGGTGCCGACCCGGCGCCGGCTTCCAAGCCCCAGACACCAGACGGAAACGAGGCCCCTCCTGCCGAAGAGGCCAAACCGGCGGAGAAACGCTATCCCTATGTTTCCGCATTGGACGGGAGCCGGTACGAGGCCAAGCCCGAGCACATGACCCACCTGGCCGGAAACCGGCTGATCCCCAAAGACCATCCCCGGATCGTTTTCCGGGGAAAGCTGGACAGCCTCCAGTCGGCCATCCTCCTGGTCCAGGCCCACGCCATTGAAAAGGGCCTGCCGGGATTGTCAGCGGACCTGGGCCAGATTCTGGACTGGACAAGGGAAATCATGAAGGCCGATGTCCTGGACACGGACCTTGAAATGGAATGCACCCTGGGACTGAGCACCGACGAGTTACGGCAGCACTCCCATTATCCCAAAAAACACTACGGCGTCGGCCACATCATGCCCGCCGTTGACATGGGATACACCCTGCTGGCCCTCAACGATCTGAGAAGCCGGGTCAGGGAAGTTGAAACCTGTGCAGTGAATGCCTTCAGGTGCGAATTCAAAACCCGCCGCCAGGACCTGCTCCAGGCCCTGAACCGGATGAGTTCCGCCGTTTATATACTCATGGTCCGGGAACAGGCCGGGGTTTATTCCCCCGGCCAGCCCGGGGTGACGGATAAGCAATATGG